The following coding sequences are from one Nicotiana tabacum cultivar K326 chromosome 1, ASM71507v2, whole genome shotgun sequence window:
- the LOC107759810 gene encoding uncharacterized protein LOC107759810 codes for MANKRILTGFEMVSLTEMCSAKVQSKFPPKLKDPSYFTIPLAIGKHEVGSALCYLGASINLMSLSVFKQLNLGAPKSTTINLQLADRSLAVPEGMIEDVLAIGGALNNVRDGKLKMRVHDEEITFNMYNALNHPKHYEDLCMIHVLESKLIQQDLGKSEYPKLKPSEHV; via the exons ATGGCCAATAAAAGAATATTGACAGGTTTTGAAATGGTTTCACTTACTGAGATGTGCAGTGCTAAAGTACAAAGTAAGTTCCCGCCTAAGTTGAAGGATCCAAGTTATTTTACAATTCCCTTGGCAATTGGAAAACACGAGGTTGGTAGTGCCTTGTGCTATCTGGGAGCGAGCATTAATTTGATGTCACTATCAGTGTTCAAGCAGCTCAATCTTGGAGCCCCCAAGTCTACTACTATAAATCTACAGCTAGCGGATCGGTCATTAGCAGTACCTGAAGGaatgattgaagatgtgctg GCTATCGGTGGAGCACTTAATAATGTGAGGGATGGCAAACTAAAGATGAGAGTGCATGATGAAGAAATCACATTTAATATGTACAATGCGCTTAACCATCCAAAGCATTATGAGGATTTGTGCATGATCCATGTGTTAGAATCAAAGTTGATACAGCAAG acttggggaagtctgagtacccaaaGTTGAAGCCATCGGAGCATGTTTAA